A region from the Beduinella massiliensis genome encodes:
- a CDS encoding MerR family transcriptional regulator, producing MFRIGEFSRLTQVSIRMLRYYDETGLLHPAQVDPFTGYRSYSVEQMQRLHRIVLLRDLGFSIVEMRELLDGWNDETLTRRLEEKRREAERAMEVERARVVQIQTAIADLRSEALDVHCNVTMKRIEPFHVLSVRRKIARYDCESELWHALYAYIARKGIRLSPNHGNVAFFYDEEHRDADVDVEACVVVEQMGESEGEFVYRETAPVGRMASIMVYGPYERIGGAYQAFARWLSRHARFAMDGPSRQICHKGPWDEEDPSQYLTELQVPLRAVDEIHA from the coding sequence ATGTTCCGCATCGGCGAGTTTTCGAGGCTGACACAGGTTTCCATCCGCATGCTTCGTTATTACGACGAGACGGGTCTGCTGCATCCGGCGCAGGTGGATCCCTTCACGGGGTACCGCTCGTACTCCGTCGAGCAGATGCAGCGCCTGCATCGGATCGTGCTGCTGCGCGACCTGGGGTTTTCCATCGTGGAAATGAGGGAACTGCTCGACGGCTGGAACGACGAGACGCTGACGCGGCGGCTTGAGGAGAAGCGGCGGGAGGCTGAGCGGGCGATGGAGGTGGAACGCGCCCGCGTCGTCCAGATTCAGACCGCCATCGCGGACCTGCGGTCGGAAGCGCTGGACGTGCACTGCAACGTCACGATGAAGCGGATCGAGCCCTTTCACGTGCTTTCCGTGCGTCGGAAGATCGCTCGGTACGACTGCGAAAGCGAGCTTTGGCACGCGCTTTACGCCTATATCGCCCGAAAAGGCATCAGGCTTTCGCCCAACCATGGAAACGTCGCCTTTTTTTACGACGAGGAGCATCGGGATGCCGACGTGGACGTGGAGGCCTGCGTCGTCGTGGAGCAGATGGGAGAGTCCGAAGGGGAGTTCGTCTATCGCGAAACCGCCCCGGTCGGGCGCATGGCCTCGATCATGGTATACGGCCCCTATGAGCGGATTGGAGGCGCGTATCAGGCCTTCGCGCGCTGGCTGTCCCGCCACGCACGATTCGCGATGGACGGGCCCTCGCGCCAAATCTGCCATAAGGGACCGTGGGACGAGGAGGATCCGTCACAGTACCTGACCGAGCTGCAGGTGCCGCTCAGGGCTGTGGATGAAATCCACGCTTGA
- a CDS encoding dipeptide ABC transporter ATP-binding protein — protein sequence MAETKPVLEVRNLKKYYPIKNGLMQRVAGAVKAVDGVTFKIERGKTMGLVGESGCGKTTVGRTILRLTEKTSGDVLFSGQEIYDLNKQQMRAMRPKMQLIFQDPYSSLSPRLPIGEIIAEAVREHGIVPREELNDYIDGIMQSCGLQPYHKNRYPHEFSGGQRQRICIARALALNPEFVVCDEPVSALDVSIQAQIINLLRDLQQEHNLTYLFISHDLSVVEHISDAVGVMYLGTMVEYGDKKAIFKNPLHPYTKALFSAIPVPDPNVRMKRIILEGSIPSPANPPSGCKFHTRCKECMECCKHEAPPVREIEPGHVVACHLYANEGKPYGEDA from the coding sequence ATGGCTGAGACAAAGCCGGTTTTGGAGGTCAGAAACCTCAAAAAATATTACCCGATCAAGAACGGCCTGATGCAGCGCGTTGCGGGCGCGGTCAAGGCGGTGGACGGCGTGACGTTCAAGATCGAGCGCGGCAAGACGATGGGCCTGGTCGGCGAATCCGGCTGCGGCAAGACCACCGTAGGCCGCACGATCCTTCGCCTGACGGAGAAGACGAGTGGAGACGTGCTCTTCAGCGGACAGGAGATCTATGACCTGAACAAGCAGCAGATGCGGGCGATGCGCCCGAAGATGCAGCTCATTTTCCAGGATCCGTATTCCAGCCTGTCCCCCAGGCTTCCGATCGGCGAGATCATCGCCGAGGCGGTGCGCGAGCACGGCATCGTGCCCAGGGAAGAGCTGAACGACTACATCGACGGCATCATGCAGTCCTGCGGCCTTCAGCCTTATCACAAGAACCGTTACCCACACGAATTTTCCGGCGGTCAGCGTCAGCGCATCTGCATTGCGCGCGCGCTTGCGCTCAACCCGGAATTCGTCGTCTGCGACGAGCCGGTCAGCGCCCTGGACGTCTCCATCCAGGCGCAGATCATCAACCTGCTGCGCGACCTGCAGCAGGAGCACAACCTGACGTACCTGTTCATTTCGCACGACCTGTCCGTCGTGGAGCATATCTCCGACGCGGTCGGCGTGATGTACCTGGGCACGATGGTGGAGTACGGCGACAAGAAGGCCATCTTCAAGAACCCGCTTCACCCCTATACGAAAGCGCTGTTCTCGGCGATTCCGGTGCCGGATCCGAACGTGCGGATGAAGCGGATTATCCTGGAGGGAAGCATCCCATCCCCGGCGAACCCGCCCTCCGGCTGCAAGTTCCATACGCGCTGCAAGGAATGCATGGAGTGCTGCAAGCACGAAGCGCCGCCCGTGCGCGAGATAGAGCCCGGTCACGTCGTGGCCTGCCACCTGTACGCAAACGAGGGAAAGCCCTATGGCGAAGACGCGTGA
- a CDS encoding ABC transporter permease, with protein MQENQKQNVDDRHLALDDEQRVKVLSPSMLVFRRFVRNRLAIVGTVIIVAMFIFSFIGGIITPYGESERFRGYEMMVKDYAAITENNEYRYVEAEGKAFPSGAKSKMILALTRGEEIFEYNGQNYGLIQEGENLYRVTEQVPVATAIGMKGLFNVTPKEDAALPEDLTEAFAAAVAAGDKTFATADGSMFSYTMLKKQYTIYGTQNLALASHRIFTEANGLESNFDFRLASERAIADGTSASFVFEGETYQLIRGEQSVQIVGADGAPVCEVSDYVIKAVEVGTVFPEGFAQTALTAIAAKESTFEMPGEDGEQVEYAIEHRNGQYIVRRDTKTYLLRTYEGPSREHWLGTDGNGMDMLTRLMYGGRISLMIGFIVVVIELVLGVVLGGVAGYFGGWIDNLLMRVVDIMNCIPGYPIYIILGSLMDVYKVDPTVRMIALMLVIGLLSWPSIARLVRGQILSLREQEFMVATEATGLSTSRRIFKHLVPNVVPQLIVMCTMSLGSVILLEATLSFLGLGVKFPFASWGNIINAVSNVYVMTNYWFVWIPAGMLILLTVLGFNFIGDGLRDAFDPKMKR; from the coding sequence ATGCAGGAAAATCAGAAACAGAACGTCGACGACCGGCATCTGGCGCTGGACGACGAGCAGCGCGTCAAGGTCCTTTCTCCTTCCATGCTGGTGTTCAGGCGCTTTGTCCGCAACCGGCTGGCGATCGTGGGCACCGTCATCATCGTTGCGATGTTCATCTTCTCCTTTATCGGCGGTATCATCACGCCTTACGGCGAGAGCGAGCGCTTCCGCGGCTACGAGATGATGGTGAAGGACTACGCCGCCATCACGGAGAACAACGAATACCGCTACGTGGAGGCGGAGGGGAAGGCGTTCCCCAGCGGCGCCAAGTCCAAGATGATCTTGGCGCTCACGCGCGGGGAAGAGATCTTCGAGTATAACGGTCAGAATTACGGCCTCATTCAGGAGGGCGAAAACCTCTACCGCGTCACCGAGCAGGTGCCCGTCGCCACAGCGATCGGGATGAAGGGGCTTTTCAACGTGACGCCCAAGGAGGATGCGGCGCTCCCGGAGGATCTGACCGAAGCGTTCGCAGCCGCCGTGGCCGCGGGCGACAAGACGTTCGCCACCGCGGACGGCTCCATGTTCAGCTATACGATGCTGAAGAAGCAGTACACGATCTACGGCACGCAAAACCTGGCGCTCGCCTCGCACCGCATTTTCACGGAGGCGAACGGACTGGAGAGCAATTTCGATTTCCGCCTCGCTTCTGAGCGTGCGATCGCGGACGGCACGTCCGCCTCGTTCGTCTTTGAGGGGGAAACCTACCAGCTCATCCGCGGCGAGCAGAGCGTGCAGATCGTCGGCGCGGATGGGGCGCCCGTTTGCGAGGTCTCCGATTACGTCATCAAGGCGGTCGAGGTCGGGACGGTCTTCCCGGAAGGCTTCGCGCAGACGGCGCTTACGGCCATCGCGGCGAAGGAGAGCACCTTTGAGATGCCCGGCGAGGACGGCGAACAGGTCGAATACGCGATTGAGCACAGAAACGGGCAGTACATCGTCCGGCGCGATACGAAGACCTATCTTCTTCGCACCTATGAGGGGCCGAGCCGCGAGCACTGGCTGGGCACGGACGGCAACGGTATGGACATGCTGACCCGCTTGATGTACGGCGGACGCATCTCGCTGATGATCGGCTTCATCGTCGTCGTCATCGAGCTGGTGCTCGGCGTGGTGCTGGGCGGCGTTGCCGGCTATTTCGGCGGCTGGATCGACAATCTGCTCATGCGCGTGGTCGATATTATGAACTGCATTCCGGGTTACCCGATTTATATCATCCTGGGTTCCCTGATGGACGTCTATAAGGTAGACCCGACCGTTCGTATGATCGCGCTGATGCTGGTCATCGGGTTGCTTAGCTGGCCCTCCATCGCGCGCCTCGTGCGCGGCCAGATCCTCTCGCTGCGCGAGCAGGAGTTCATGGTGGCTACCGAGGCGACGGGTCTTTCGACCTCGCGACGCATCTTCAAGCACCTGGTGCCCAACGTCGTGCCGCAGCTGATCGTCATGTGCACGATGTCGCTGGGCAGCGTCATCCTGCTGGAAGCGACGCTGTCGTTCCTGGGCTTGGGCGTCAAGTTCCCGTTTGCGTCCTGGGGCAACATCATTAACGCCGTCTCCAACGTGTACGTCATGACGAACTACTGGTTCGTCTGGATCCCGGCGGGCATGCTGATCCTGCTGACGGTGCTCGGATTTAACTTTATCGGCGACGGACTGCGCGATGCGTTCGACCCGAAGATGAAGCGATAA
- a CDS encoding ABC transporter ATP-binding protein: MRDVTKRFGSVVANENACLDVRRGEILSVLGENGSGKTTLMNMLSGIYFPDEGQIFVEGKPVTIRSPRDAFELGIGMIHQHFKLVDVFTAAENIVLGLPGPVQLNMNEVRRKILDLANKYGFELDVNQKVYDMSVSQKQTVEILKVLYRGAKILILDEPTAVLTPQETERLFRILRNMREDGKAIIIITHKLAEVLSLSDRVSVLRKGRSVGTVDTVGASVQSLTELMVGKQVTLDIERPEPVNPQRRLAVKDLTCVNLEGITTLDHASFTARSGEILGIAGVAGSGQKELLEAIAGLQPVQTGAVSFFPKDGDVVDTTHMSAEEIDKLGIHLAFVPEDRLGMGLVGSMDITENMMLRTYREGRSFFADKRNPRKLAERIVKQLEVVTSGIGAPVRRMSGGNVQKVLVGREIASAPSVLMVAYPVRGLDINSSYTIYRLLNEQKVKGSAVICVGEDLDVLLSLCDRIMVLCGGRVTGIVDARTATKESVGELMTRSERARGEEEKAG; encoded by the coding sequence ATGCGTGACGTTACCAAGCGATTCGGAAGCGTCGTCGCCAACGAGAACGCCTGCCTGGACGTGCGCAGGGGAGAGATACTCTCCGTGCTCGGCGAGAACGGCAGCGGAAAGACCACGCTCATGAACATGCTCTCCGGCATTTACTTTCCGGACGAGGGACAGATTTTCGTGGAGGGGAAGCCGGTGACCATCCGCTCGCCGCGTGACGCGTTTGAGCTGGGCATCGGCATGATCCATCAGCACTTCAAGCTCGTGGACGTGTTCACCGCCGCCGAAAACATCGTGCTGGGCCTGCCGGGCCCTGTGCAGCTGAACATGAACGAGGTACGCCGCAAAATTCTGGACCTCGCGAACAAGTACGGCTTTGAGCTGGACGTCAACCAGAAGGTTTACGACATGTCCGTGTCGCAAAAGCAGACCGTCGAAATCCTCAAGGTGCTCTACCGCGGCGCAAAGATCCTCATCCTGGACGAGCCGACGGCGGTGCTGACGCCGCAGGAGACGGAGCGCCTCTTTCGAATCCTCCGCAACATGCGGGAGGACGGCAAGGCGATCATCATCATCACGCACAAGCTGGCTGAGGTGCTCTCCCTTTCCGACCGCGTGAGCGTGCTGCGCAAGGGCCGTTCGGTCGGCACGGTCGATACGGTGGGCGCGAGCGTGCAGTCGCTCACGGAGTTGATGGTCGGCAAGCAGGTGACGCTGGACATCGAGCGTCCGGAGCCCGTGAATCCCCAGCGCCGCCTCGCCGTCAAGGATCTCACCTGCGTGAACCTCGAGGGCATCACGACGCTCGACCATGCGAGCTTCACCGCGCGCAGCGGCGAAATTCTGGGCATCGCGGGCGTCGCGGGCAGCGGACAGAAGGAACTGCTCGAGGCGATCGCGGGCCTTCAGCCGGTGCAGACGGGCGCGGTTTCGTTCTTCCCGAAGGACGGGGACGTGGTGGATACCACGCACATGAGCGCGGAGGAGATCGACAAGCTGGGCATCCATCTGGCTTTCGTGCCGGAGGATCGCCTGGGCATGGGGCTCGTGGGCTCGATGGACATCACGGAGAACATGATGCTGCGTACCTATCGCGAGGGGCGCTCCTTCTTCGCGGACAAGCGCAATCCGCGAAAGCTTGCGGAGCGCATCGTCAAGCAGCTCGAGGTCGTGACCTCCGGCATCGGCGCGCCGGTTCGGCGCATGTCGGGCGGCAACGTACAAAAGGTGCTCGTCGGGCGCGAAATCGCCTCCGCGCCGAGCGTGCTGATGGTCGCCTACCCCGTGCGCGGGCTGGACATTAACTCTTCGTATACGATCTACCGCCTGCTCAACGAGCAGAAGGTAAAGGGGTCTGCGGTCATCTGCGTGGGCGAGGACCTAGACGTGCTGCTGTCGCTGTGCGACCGGATTATGGTGCTGTGCGGGGGCCGGGTGACGGGCATCGTGGATGCGCGCACCGCGACCAAGGAATCGGTCGGTGAACTGATGACGCGTTCGGAAAGGGCGCGGGGGGAGGAGGAGAAGGCAGGATGA
- a CDS encoding GNAT family N-acetyltransferase, translating to MRQITAAQAAPLFAGRTETTVRAFLHQGMGHAFADAQGRCAQIVVGDLCCFAGDADALGAEELAGHVPADHPALSLLMVPHDAAWDARIGAAGGARADRITRWRLHADSLRADFLRPLSMPPAGYRIRRFDGALYRQALKAEWSRDFVSLYRDEADYLARGIGVAALVDGELVAGASSYFSYDGGIEIQIQTREDHQRRGLARCCGAALCLLCLERGVEPDWDAANLESRRVALRLGYRDGGPYSAWELRKENVDASKKDEHF from the coding sequence ATGAGACAGATCACGGCGGCGCAGGCGGCGCCGCTTTTTGCGGGGAGGACGGAAACGACCGTCCGGGCATTTTTGCATCAGGGAATGGGGCACGCATTTGCGGATGCGCAGGGGCGCTGCGCGCAGATCGTCGTGGGCGATCTCTGCTGCTTTGCGGGCGATGCCGACGCGCTGGGCGCGGAAGAGCTTGCGGGGCACGTGCCTGCGGACCATCCGGCCCTCTCCCTTTTGATGGTTCCGCATGACGCGGCGTGGGATGCGCGTATCGGAGCGGCAGGCGGCGCGCGGGCCGATCGCATCACGCGCTGGCGGCTTCATGCGGATTCGCTGCGCGCCGACTTCCTGCGTCCGCTCTCCATGCCGCCGGCGGGTTATCGGATAAGGCGCTTTGACGGCGCGCTGTACCGGCAGGCCTTGAAGGCAGAATGGTCGAGGGACTTCGTATCGCTGTATCGGGATGAGGCGGACTACCTCGCGCGGGGGATCGGCGTCGCGGCGCTGGTGGATGGAGAACTCGTTGCAGGCGCGTCCTCTTACTTTTCTTATGACGGCGGCATCGAAATTCAAATTCAAACGCGGGAGGACCACCAGCGCCGGGGGCTTGCGCGCTGCTGCGGCGCGGCGCTCTGCCTCCTTTGCCTGGAGCGGGGCGTCGAGCCGGACTGGGATGCGGCCAACCTCGAATCCCGCCGCGTAGCGCTCCGCCTGGGGTATCGGGACGGCGGGCCATACAGCGCCTGGGAACTGCGGAAGGAGAATGTGGACGCCTCTAAAAAAGACGAACATTTTTGA
- a CDS encoding BMP family ABC transporter substrate-binding protein, with product MKKLLSLVLAAMLCLVSFAAMADGVPAADLKVGFIFIGDENEGYTAAHYEGAKEMMTALGLTEDQLLIKWVVPEDETCEDAAIDLADQGCQIIFGNSFGFESYMMNAAKEYSQVQFCHATGYQAASSGLANFHNFFTSVYESRYVSGVVAGLKLNEMIESGKITAEQAKVGYVGAYPYAEVISGFTSFFLGVRSVCPSATMDVTYTNSWASFDLEKEAAEALIAGGCVLISQHADTTGAPTACEAAGVPVVGYNISMIATAPNWALTSASINWGPYYTYAVKSIIDGTEIAVDWCHGYAEGANRITELNKAAIAAGTEEKVAEVETALKDGSLHVFDCASFTVGGKTLTDADSDYIWDGYFHESEKASAPSFDFIIDGITDLTAAK from the coding sequence ATGAAGAAGCTTCTTTCTCTGGTGCTGGCAGCCATGCTCTGCCTGGTCTCCTTCGCCGCCATGGCTGACGGCGTGCCTGCCGCTGATCTGAAGGTCGGCTTCATCTTCATCGGCGATGAAAATGAAGGCTACACCGCCGCGCATTACGAGGGCGCGAAGGAAATGATGACCGCGCTCGGCCTCACCGAGGATCAGCTGCTCATCAAGTGGGTCGTCCCGGAAGACGAGACCTGCGAGGACGCGGCGATCGACCTGGCCGACCAGGGCTGCCAGATCATCTTCGGCAACAGCTTCGGCTTCGAGTCCTACATGATGAATGCCGCCAAGGAATATTCACAGGTTCAGTTCTGCCACGCCACCGGTTATCAGGCGGCGAGCAGCGGACTTGCCAACTTCCACAACTTCTTCACCTCCGTCTACGAGTCCCGCTACGTCTCCGGCGTGGTTGCGGGCCTCAAGCTCAACGAAATGATCGAGAGCGGCAAGATCACCGCCGAGCAGGCCAAGGTCGGCTATGTCGGCGCGTATCCGTACGCGGAGGTCATCTCCGGCTTCACCTCCTTCTTCCTGGGCGTGCGCTCGGTCTGCCCCTCCGCCACGATGGACGTGACCTATACCAACTCCTGGGCGTCCTTCGACCTGGAGAAGGAAGCGGCTGAGGCGCTGATCGCCGGCGGCTGCGTGCTGATTTCCCAGCATGCGGACACCACGGGCGCGCCCACGGCCTGCGAGGCCGCCGGTGTGCCGGTCGTCGGCTACAACATCTCCATGATCGCTACCGCCCCCAACTGGGCGCTGACCTCCGCTTCTATCAACTGGGGCCCCTACTACACCTACGCGGTGAAGTCGATCATCGACGGCACGGAGATCGCCGTCGACTGGTGCCACGGCTATGCTGAGGGCGCGAACCGCATCACCGAGCTGAACAAGGCCGCCATCGCCGCCGGCACCGAGGAGAAGGTCGCTGAGGTCGAGACCGCGCTCAAGGATGGCTCCCTGCACGTGTTCGACTGCGCCAGCTTCACCGTCGGCGGCAAGACGCTGACCGATGCGGACAGCGACTACATCTGGGACGGCTACTTCCACGAGTCCGAGAAGGCGTCCGCGCCGTCCTTCGACTTCATCATCGACGGCATCACCGATCTGACTGCCGCGAAGTAA
- a CDS encoding ABC transporter permease subunit, with protein MRKYVAKRIALSIVILFFVALLIYALMRCLPTSYVERLAREKSSLPGGRSYEEWMQQLNAVYGFDKGIIGGFFTWLKTAIRGDFGESWYFNVPVTVKFSQVIWDSFVLAMVSLVLRVVIAIPLGIVSATHQYSRVDYAVTIFALIGISLPTFFFATLLKWVFSINLGWLDLYGKVGRMYDQLSPMGQFLDVAKHYIMPIVTLTVVSVGDLMRYTRTNMLEVLNSDFIRTARAKGLPERTVINKHAFRNTLIPIVTIIGGTLPSLFGGALITETLFQIPGIGYTSYQAMISGDIPFTMFYSVFSAMLVLLGTLIADILYAVVDPRVRVS; from the coding sequence GTGCGCAAATACGTCGCTAAGCGCATCGCGCTCAGCATCGTGATCCTCTTCTTTGTCGCACTGCTCATCTATGCACTCATGCGCTGCCTGCCCACGTCATACGTCGAGCGTCTCGCACGCGAGAAGTCGTCCCTGCCGGGCGGCCGCAGCTACGAAGAATGGATGCAACAGCTCAACGCCGTCTACGGCTTTGACAAGGGCATCATCGGCGGTTTCTTCACCTGGCTCAAGACCGCGATTCGCGGCGATTTCGGCGAGAGCTGGTACTTCAACGTGCCGGTGACGGTCAAGTTCAGCCAGGTCATCTGGGATTCGTTCGTGCTTGCGATGGTTTCCCTCGTGCTGCGCGTGGTCATCGCCATCCCGCTGGGCATCGTCTCCGCGACGCACCAGTATTCGAGGGTGGACTATGCGGTCACGATCTTCGCCCTCATCGGCATATCGCTGCCGACCTTCTTCTTTGCAACGCTGCTCAAGTGGGTGTTCTCCATCAACCTGGGCTGGCTGGACCTGTATGGCAAGGTGGGTCGCATGTACGATCAGCTTTCGCCCATGGGGCAGTTCCTGGACGTGGCGAAGCACTACATCATGCCGATCGTGACGCTCACCGTGGTCAGCGTCGGCGACCTGATGCGCTACACGCGCACGAACATGCTGGAGGTGCTCAACTCCGACTTCATCCGCACCGCCCGCGCCAAGGGCCTGCCGGAGCGTACGGTCATCAACAAGCACGCTTTCCGCAACACGCTGATCCCGATCGTCACCATCATCGGCGGCACGCTGCCCAGCCTGTTCGGCGGCGCGCTGATCACGGAGACGCTGTTCCAGATCCCGGGCATCGGCTATACGTCGTATCAGGCGATGATCAGCGGCGACATTCCCTTTACGATGTTCTATTCCGTCTTCTCGGCGATGCTGGTGCTGTTGGGCACGCTGATCGCTGACATCCTGTACGCAGTGGTCGATCCGCGCGTGCGCGTGAGCTGA
- a CDS encoding TrmO family methyltransferase domain-containing protein, with the protein MEKTYAVTPIGRIFTEAEKPYIELQRDYARGLEAFGGFSHAVVLWWFHQSDEAPDRKVLEVRSPYRRGPGTLGTFATRSPFRPNPIAMTVSCVLEVDEASGRLYVDYTDALDGSPVLDIKPYTPSMDRVEAPAVPAWCAHWPRSLEASEEFDWENEFNF; encoded by the coding sequence ATGGAAAAGACATATGCGGTGACCCCGATCGGCCGAATCTTTACGGAAGCGGAGAAGCCGTACATCGAGCTCCAAAGGGACTACGCCCGAGGGCTCGAAGCGTTCGGAGGGTTCAGTCACGCGGTCGTCCTCTGGTGGTTTCATCAAAGCGACGAAGCGCCCGATCGAAAGGTCCTCGAGGTTCGGAGCCCGTACAGGCGCGGCCCCGGGACCCTGGGCACGTTTGCGACCCGTTCGCCCTTTCGACCCAACCCGATCGCGATGACGGTGTCGTGCGTGCTCGAGGTGGACGAGGCAAGCGGCAGGCTTTACGTCGATTATACGGACGCGCTGGACGGAAGCCCGGTGCTCGATATCAAGCCCTATACGCCGAGCATGGATCGAGTGGAAGCGCCGGCGGTGCCGGCGTGGTGCGCGCACTGGCCGCGCAGCCTGGAGGCGTCGGAAGAATTTGACTGGGAGAATGAATTTAACTTCTGA
- a CDS encoding ABC transporter ATP-binding protein, with protein MKNPDNIVEFDDLHTYFYTDIGVVKAVDGVSFDVPRGKTVGVVGESGCGKSVTSLSLMQLVQRPQGQMTGGQIRFNAKDGVYDIVNTPDEAMHSIRGNQISMIFQEPMTSLNPVFRIGMQMDEVIALHNKEMDKEQVRNRSIEMLETVGIANAEGVYRMYPHELSGGMRQRVMIAMALSCNPRLIIADEPTTALDVTIQAQILDLLREMKEKTDCSIMLITHDLGVIAEMADYVVVMYSGRVVEKGTAHEVFENPSHPYTIGLLNSKPVVGRETDRLYSIPGKVPNPVDMPDYCYFRDRCELCVEGCKGAYPHEVSISPTHVVSCYRCYPEAKEGKRNG; from the coding sequence ATGAAAAACCCCGACAACATCGTGGAGTTCGACGACTTGCACACCTACTTTTACACGGACATCGGCGTGGTCAAAGCCGTGGACGGCGTCTCCTTCGACGTGCCGCGCGGCAAGACCGTCGGCGTCGTGGGCGAGTCCGGCTGCGGCAAGAGCGTGACGAGCCTTTCGCTCATGCAGCTCGTGCAGCGCCCGCAGGGCCAGATGACGGGCGGCCAGATCCGCTTTAACGCGAAGGACGGCGTCTACGACATCGTGAACACGCCGGACGAGGCGATGCACAGCATCCGCGGCAACCAGATCTCCATGATCTTCCAGGAGCCGATGACCAGCCTGAACCCGGTATTCCGCATCGGTATGCAGATGGACGAGGTCATCGCCCTGCACAACAAGGAGATGGACAAGGAACAGGTCAGGAATCGCTCCATCGAAATGCTGGAGACGGTCGGCATCGCCAACGCGGAGGGCGTCTATCGGATGTACCCGCACGAGCTGTCCGGCGGCATGCGCCAGCGCGTCATGATCGCCATGGCCCTCTCGTGCAACCCCCGCCTCATCATCGCGGACGAGCCGACGACGGCGCTGGACGTGACCATTCAGGCGCAGATTCTGGATCTGCTGCGCGAGATGAAGGAGAAGACGGATTGTTCCATCATGCTCATCACGCACGACCTGGGCGTGATCGCCGAGATGGCGGATTACGTGGTCGTCATGTACTCCGGCCGCGTGGTGGAAAAGGGCACGGCGCACGAGGTCTTTGAAAACCCCAGCCACCCCTATACGATCGGCCTGCTGAACAGCAAGCCCGTCGTCGGCCGGGAGACGGACAGGCTCTATTCCATCCCCGGCAAGGTACCCAACCCCGTGGACATGCCGGATTATTGTTACTTCCGCGACCGCTGCGAGCTGTGCGTGGAGGGCTGCAAGGGCGCTTATCCGCACGAGGTATCTATATCGCCCACGCATGTGGTGAGCTGTTACCGCTGCTATCCTGAGGCAAAGGAGGGAAAACGCAATGGCTGA